The Pelagibius sp. CAU 1746 genomic sequence CGCCCTGGGACAGCCCGGCGCTGGCGTTTTACGTGGTGGCGCTGGCCGGGCTGTTCCTGGCCCTGCGCTACCGTGTCGAAGCGGCGGCGGACGGCGGCCCCTGGCCGAAGACCACGCCCGACCGCATCGCCTGGGCCGGTGCCCTGGCGGGCGCGGTCCTGGGCTTCATCCTGGTGCGCATGGACGGCTACGACCCGGTCTCCCTCATCGCCGTTTTCCTGCTGGCCGGGCTGTTCCTTGCCGCCGCCTGGCGCGAGCCGGCCTTCGAGGGGCTGACGGCCGCCGGCGCCCTGCTGGCCCTGGCGGTGGTCGCCTGCTGGCACCTGCCGGCCATCGCCGACTGGCCCGCCTTCACCCACGACTACCGCGGCGAAGGCTATGCCGGAGAGCTGGGGCCGGTGGTGCCGCCGCAGCTCTCGGCCTTCGTGCTGGTCGCTTTTCTGTTCGGCGCGCTCTTCGCCGCGGCCGGCTTCCTGGCGCTGCCCGCGGCCCGGCGCCCGGTGATCTGGGCCGGGGCCTCGGCCGGTCTGCCGGTGGCCCTGATGGCGGTCGCCTACTGGCGGGTCACCGGGCTGGGCATCGATCTCGCCTGGTCGGCGGCCGCCGCCGGGCTGGCGCTGCTTGGCCTGGCCGCGACGGCGCAACTGCACCGCCGCCCGCCGCGCCCCGCCGCCGAGCGGCTGGCGGGGGACTTGGCCAATGACCTGCTGCTCGGCATCTATGCCCTCGGCAGCGTGGCCGCGCTGGGCTTGGCTTTCACCATGGCCCTGCAGCAGGCCTGGCTCACCGTCGCCCTGTCGCTGCAACTCGCCGCCGTGGCCTGGATCGCGGGCGCCCTGAAGCTGCGTGGCCTGCGTCCGGCCGCCTTTGCGCTTGCCGGCACCGTGCTGGTGCGCCTGGTGCTGAACTACAACGTCCTCGACTACCCGCTCGGCAGCCTGCCGGGAGTGAACTGGATCTCCTACGGCTACGGCCTGCCGGCCCTGGCCTTCTGGTGGGCGGCGCGGCGCTTCCGCAGCCTGGTTTCCGGCTGGCCCTCCGACAGGCCCGGGGAACTGCTGGTGCTGCTGCTGGAAGGCGGCGCCCTGGTGCTGGCCTGGTTGCTGGTGACCCTGGAGATCCGCAGCCTCATCGCCGGCGACCTCGCCAGCCGCAGCTACGACCTGGCCGAGCAGTCGCTGCAGACCGTGGCTTGGCTGGCCATGGCCTACGGCTGGCTGCGCGCCTATCGGGTCACGGGCCGCAAGGTGCTGCTGTGGGGCTGGCGCCTGCTGGCCGGGCTCGCCGCCCTGCACTCGGCGCTCTTCCCTTTGCTGCTGGGCAATCCGCTGTGGACCGCGGTAAACGTCGGCGACTGGCCGCTGCTGAACCTGCTGGCGCTGGCCTATCTGCTGCCCGGCGTCTTCGCGCTGCTCTTCGCCTGGGAGCTGCGCCGAGACGGCCAAACCAAGGCGGCTATGGCGGCGGCGGTCTACGCCCTGCTGCTGGTCTTCACCTGGCTGAGCCTGGAGGTGCGTCATGCCTTCCAAGGTCCCTGGCTGTACCGCCACGCCACCACCAATGGCGAACTGCTGGCCTATTCGCTGGTCTGGCTCGGCTACGCCTGGGTCCTCTTCGGCCTCGGCCTGAAGACGGGCTTCGCCAGCCTGCGTTACGCCTCCCTGGCGGTGCTGGCCGTCGCCACCGGCAAGGTGCTGCTGTTCGACTGGGGGGCGCTGGAGGGGCTGTACCGCTTCCTCTCCTTCGCCGCCCTGGGCTTCAGCCTCTTGGGCATCCCCTTCCTCTACCAGCGCTTCGTCTTTCCGCCGCAGCGGAAGCCGGCGGCCGGGGAGGCGCCATCCGCGCCCGCCGGGTCCGGCTAGGGCTCCCGCGGCTCAATCAGGCATCGCGCTCCTCCTTTGCCGTGCTATGCTGGCTGGAAGAAACCGCAGGCGGGACCGGCGGCCAGGGCTTTCGGGGGCCCCGCGCATAAGCGGGAGGGGAGCAGGGTGTCACAGAGGGTTCTCGTCGTCGAAGACGAGCCGAATATCGTCGAATCCCTTAGTTTTCTGATGAAGCAGGAGGGCTTCGACGTGAAGATCGCCCAGGACGGCACGACGGCGTTGCGCATGGTCGAGAGCGACGTGCCGGACTTGGTGCTGCTGGACGTCATGCTGCCGCGGCGCGACGGCTACGACGTCTGCAAGGCGATCCGGGCCAACCGCAAGCTGGACGCTGTGAGGATCATGATGCTGTCGGCCAAGGGCCGCGAGCTGGACCGGCGCAAGGGCCTGGAACTCGGCGCCGACGATTACGTCACCAAACCTTTCTCGACCCGCGATCTGGTCGACCGGGTCCGGGCGCTGCTCGGCCTGCCATCGGAGTAGCCCGATGGCGCCGGCGGCAACGGGCCCGCGGGACGCGCGCCCGGGAGGGACGGCATGAACCGGCGCCGCAGCGGCGAGTGGTCGGTGGTGCTCTTCATCGTGGCGCTGCTGGCCTTCAATCCGCCTGTCCTCACGATCTTCTCCGTGCCGGAACTGATCTTCGGCGTTCCGGTGCTCTATCTCTATATCCTGCTGGCCTGGGGGGCGGCGATCGCTCTGCTGGCGCTCAATGTGCCGGGCCTGACGGAGCCGGAGGACGCGCAGCCGCTGCACATGCCCGGTCCTGTGCCGGCGCGGCCGCCGGAGGATCCCGACTCCCTCCCGGCCGGTGACGGCGCGGTCGCGTCGGACCCTCGCGAGGCGAAGGACTGACGATGCTGTCCGGTTGGGGCATCATTGCCGTGGCGCTCGGCTATCTCTGCCTGCTCTTCGCCATCGCCTACTATGCCGACAAGCGCGCCGACGCCGGGCGCAGCCTGATCCGCAGCCCCTGGATCTACACTCTGTCGATCGCCGTCTTCTGTACGTCCTGGACCTTCTACGGCTCGGTCGGGCGGGCCGCCTCTGGCGGTATCCATTTTCTGCCGATCTACCTGGGGCCGACTCTGGTCTTCCTGCTGTGGTGGTTCGTGATCCGCAAGATCATCCGCATCAGCAAGGCCCACCGCATCACCTCCATCGCCGACTTCATCTCCTCGCGCTACGGCAAGTCGACCATTCTCGGCGCGCTGGTCACGGTGATCGCGGTGGTCGGCATCATCCCCTACATCTCGCTGCAGCTTAAGGCGGTCTCCACTTCCTTCAACGTGTTGCGCCAATATCCCATGGTGGCCATGCCGCTGCAGGAGAACGTCCCGCTGCTGGCCGACACGGCGCTCTGGGTGGCGCTCATCATGGCGGCCTTCGCGATTCTCTTCGGCACCCGCCATATCGACGCCTCCGAGCATCACGAGGGCATGGTCGCCGCCATCGCCTTCGAATCCCTGGTGAAGCTGGTCGCCTTCCTGGCGGTCGGCATCTTCGTCACCTTCGGCGTCAACGACGGTTTCGGCGACCTGTTCCGCCGGGCGGCGGCGGACGAATCGATCTCACGTCTGTTCCTCGCCGATTCCGGCGGCAGCTACCTGCAGTGGATCACCCTGACCCTGCTGTCCATGGCCGCCATCATCTGCCTGCCGCGCCAGTTCCAGGTGACGGTGGTGGAGAACGTGAACGAGCGCCACCTGGCCCGGGCCGTGTGGCTGTTTCCGCTCTACCTGCTGACCATCAACATCTTCGTGCTGCCGATCGCCATGAGCGGACTGCTGCACTTTCCCGCGGGACTGGTCGATGCCGACACCTTCGTGCTGACCATTCCGATGAAGGAGCAGGCGGAGTTCCTGGCCCTTCTGGCCTTCATCGGCGGCCTTTCCGCGGCCACCGGCATGGTCATCGTCGCCGCCATCGCCTTGTCGACCATGATCTGCAACGATCTCATCATGCCGGCGCTGCTGCGGATCGGCTGGCTCGCGCTGACCGAACGCGGCGATCTCTCCGTCCTGCTGCTGCGCATCCGCCGCTTCGCCATCGTGATGATCCTGCTGCTGTCTTTCGCCTACTTCCGCTTCATCGGACAGCCCGAAGCCCTGGTCACCATCGGCCTGGTGTCCTTCGCGGCGGCGGCGCAGTTCGCCCCCGCCATCATCGGCGGCATTTTCTGGAAGAGCGGGTCGCGGCTGGGGGCGCTCACCGGCCTGACGCTGGGTTTCGTCACCTGGGCCTATACCCTGCTGCTGCCTTCGTTCGCCCGGCCGGGCTGGCTGCCGACCTCCTTCATCGAGCAGGGGCCGCTGGGCCTCGCGCTGCTGAAACCCTATGCGCTGTTTGGCCTGCAGGGCCTCGACAGCCTGTCGCATGCCATGTTCTGGAGCATGCTCGCCAACATCGGCGGCTACGTGGTGGTCTCGCTGCTGGCCCGTCAGAGCGCCATCGAACGCATCCAGGCGGTGCTTTTCGTCGATGTATTCCGGCATTCCGGCGTGCAGAGCGGCTCGCACTTCTGGCGCGGCTCGGCCACGGTCCCCGACCTGAAAAACCTGGTGGCCCGTTTCATCGGCCCCCGGCGGGCCGAGCGCGCTTTCGAGGACTACGGGCGGACTCACGGCATCAACGTCACCAAGCTGCGCGAGGCCGATCCGGGCCTGGTCAGTTTCACCGAAAGGCTGCTGGCCGGCGCCATCGGCGCGGCCTCGGCGCGGGTCATGGTGGCCTCCGTCGCCAAGGGCGAGGTGTTGGGGATCGAGGAGGTGATGGAGATCCTGGAGGAAACGTCGCAGGTCATCGAATACAGTCACGGCCTGGAGCAGAAGTCGCGCGATCTGGAGGCGCTGACGTCCGAGCTGCGGGGGGCCAACGAGCGCCTGCAGGAGCTCGACCATATGAAGGACGAGTTCCTTTCCACGGTCAGTCACGAGCTGCGTACGCCGCTGACGTCGATCCGCTCCTTCAGCGAAATTCTCTTCGACAATCCGGATCTGGGGGTCGGCGACCGGCGCAAGTTTCTGACGGTCATCGTCAAGGAGAGCGAACGCCTGACACGCCTCATCAACCAGATCCTCGACCTTGCCAAGATGGAAGCCGGCAGCATCGATTGGGAGATGGAGACCCTCGATCCCCGTTCCGTGGTGGAGGAGGCCATAGCCGTCACCTCGGCCCTCTTCACGGAAAAGGCGGCCCGCCTGGAGGTGCAGATCGCCCGCGGCCTGCCCACGGTCCATGCCGACCGCGACCGCCTGATCCAGGTTCTCGTGAACCTGCTCTCCAATGCCGCCAAGTTCTGCGACGAGAAGGCCGGCTACGTTGTCGTCAGCGCCGCGAACCACCCCGAGGGGCTGCAGATCTCCGTCGCCGACAACGGGCGCGGGGTGCCGCCCGAGAACCGCCTGCTGATTTTCGAGAAGTTCCAGCAGGTCAGCGAGAACCTGACCGACAAGCCGCGCGGCACCGGCCTGGGGCTTACCATCTCGCGCCAGATCATCGAGCATTTCGGCGGGCGCATCTGGGTCGAGTCCTCGCCCGGCAACGGCGCGCGCTTCTGCATAGTGCTGCCCCGCCGCTCCCGCGAGGCGGCCCGCCGGGCGGTCTGAGCCCCGGTCCGGCCCGCGCGCGCAGGGCCCCGATTGCATAGGGTGGGGCGATGGGCTAAAAACCGCGCCCAGCAGTCCCTATCTATAGTCGCTGACGATCCAACCACAGCGTTAACTTTCTCAAGGCCGGAGACTTCATGGCTTCCTATCAGTACGTCTATCAGATGGACGGCGTGTCCAAGACCTATCCGGGCGGCAAGCAGGTCCTCAAGGATATCCGCCTGTTCTTCCTGCCCGGCGCCAAGATCGGTGTGCTGGGCCTGAACGGTGCCGGCAAGTCCACCCTGATGAAGGTCATGGCCGGCATCGATACCGAGATCAACGGCGAGGCGCGGGCCGCCGACGGCATCAAGGTCGGCTACCTGCCGCAGGAGCCGCAGCTCGACCCGAACAAGGACGTGGCCGGCAACGTCTTCGAGGGCGTGGCCGAGACCAAGGCGCTGCTCGACCGCTTCGAGGAGGTCAGCAACGCCTTCGCCGAGGCCGATCCCGACGAGATGGACAAGCTGATCGCCGAGCAGGCCGAGCTGCAGGAGAAGATCGAGGCCGCCGACGCCTGGGACCTGGACCGCACGGTGGAGATCGCCATGGACGCCCTGCGCTGCCCGCCGGGCGAGGCCGACGTGACCAAGCTGTCGGGCGGCGAGCGCCGCCGCGTGGCGCTCTGCCGGTTGCTGCTTCAGAAGCCGGACATGCTGCTGCTCGACGAGCCGACCAACCATCTGGACGCCGAGTCCGTGGCCTGGCTGGAGCGCTACCTGGAGGAGTATCCGGGCACCGTCGTGGCCGTGACCCACGACCGCTACTTCCTGGACAACGTCGCCGGCTGGATTCTGGAGCTGGACCGCGGCCGCGGCCTGCCCTTCGAGGGCAACTACACGTCTTGGCTGGAGCAGAAGGAAAAGCGCCTGGCCCAGGAAGAGAAGACCGAGTCCGGCCGCCAGAAGGTGCTGAAGCAGGAACTGGAGTGGATCCGCCAGAGCCCCCGCGCCCGTCAGGCCAAATCCAAGGCCCGCGTGCAGGCCTACGAGACCCTGGTGGCCGAGGCCGCCGACAAGGCGCCGGAGCCGGGCAGCATCTCCGTGCCTCCGGGGCCGCGTCTGGGCGACATGGTGATCGAGGCGCAGAACCTCTCCAAGGCCTTCGGCGACAAGCTGCTGATCGACGACCTGAGTTTCAAGATCCCGCCGGGCGCGATCGTCGGCATCATCGGCCCCAACGGCGCCGGCAAGACCACGCTGTTCCGCATGATCACCGGCCAGGAGCAGCCCGACAGCGGCAGCCTGAAGGTCGGCGACACGGTGAAGCTGGGCTACGTCGACCAGAGCCGTGACGCCCTGGACGGCAACAAGAACGTCTGGGAGGAGATTTCCGACGGCCTGGACGTGATCCAGCTCGGCAAGCACCAGACCCCGTCGCGCGCCTACGTCGGCGCCTTCAACTTCCGCGGCTCCGACCAGCAGAAGAAGGTCGGCCAGCTGTCCGGCGGTGAGCGCAACCGCGTCCACCTGGCCAAGATGCTGAAGGAAGCAGCCAACGTGCTGCTGCTCGACGAGCCGACCAACGATCTGGACGTCGACACCCTGCGCTCGCTGGAGGAAGCCATCTCCGAATTTCCCGGTTGCGTCCTGGTGACCTCGCACGACCGCTGGTTCCTGGACCGCATCGCCACCCACATCCTCGCCTTCGAGGGCGACAGCCAGGTGGTGTGGTTCGAAGGCAACTACGAGGCCTACGAGGAAGACCGGCACCGCCGGCTGGGCGCCGCCGCGGACCAGCCGCACCGCATCAAGTACAAGCCGCTGACACGTTAGCCGCGGCGCATACGAAAAAAGGGCCCCGGAAAGGGGCCCTTTTGCTTCGCGCTGCGCGCTGCCGCTACTGCTTCGGGGTGAAGGCGCCGGCGGCGACCTTTTCGCGCAGGGCTTCGGTCAGCGGCGGCAGCTTGCCGCCGTTGTTCTTCAGCACCGTGCCGTATTCGGAACGCAAAGTGATGGCCATGCTGACGCCTTCGGCGACGATGTCGAGGATCTTGAAGTCGCCGTCGGTCTCGCGCACCCGCCAGCTCACTTTGTAAGGCTCGCCCTCGGGGCGGTCGATACGGGAGTCGATCAGAACCATGTTGTCGTTGCGCGCGTCCATGGTGACGTTGCCGATTTTGAAGCGCTCGCTGCTGTTCTCGGCCAGCAGCGGCAGGAAACGCTGCACCATCGCATCCTCGAAGACCGCCAGGAAGGCCTGCTGGTCATCCGGCGAGGCGGCGCGCCAATAGCGGCCGATGACGAAGCGGCCGATGGCCGGCACGTCGAAGTTCTCGTTGAAGAGCTTGCGGAAGTGCTCTTCCTTTTCCTGATCGCTGATCGAGGCGTCGCCCAGGCGCGAGGCCGCCTTTTCCTGCAACTCCTCCAGGAAGCTCGCGGCCTGCTTGGTGTCGAGGGCCTGGGCGGCGGCCGGCAGCACGAGCAGCGCGAGGGCCAGCAGGCTGAAGGCGAGGGACGGTCTCAGGTCGCGACGGCGCATGGCTTTACTCCACGGAAGACGCGCTTTGCCCCGGAGCCGCCGGGAGTGCTTCCGAGAAGTCCGGCGTCTCGCCGGAAGATGCGCCGTTGTTGATCTCGTTCTCCCGGTTCTGACGATAGAGCGAGCGGATGCGGGCATAGAAATCCAGCGAGTCGGCTTCCAGCGAATCCAGTTCCTCGATGTTGCGCGAGCGGAAATCGATGCCGGTCGCCGCCGAGCGGCCCAGGTTGAACTCCTGGGGGGCGATATAGGTCAGCGGATCCAGGAAGATATCGACGATCCTGCCGGACCCGTCGCGCAGCGAGGAGGGGCCGAGGATGGGCAGCACCAGATAGAAACCCTCGCCCGCGCCGTAGGTGCCGAGCGTCTGCCCGAAGTCCTCGTCATGGTAGGGGTAGCCCGAGTCCGCGGCGATGTCGAAGAGGCCGAGCAGGCCGATCGTCGAATTGATGAAGAAGCGGGCGAAGGTGTTCTCCGCGCGCTCCAGGTCGCCCTGCAGAAGGTCGTTCGCCAGCACCACCGGGCTGCGCAGGTTGCGCAGGAAGTTGCGCACGGAATTGCGCACGCCGGTCGGCACGATGAAGCGGTAGGTCACCGCCACGGGCCGGATCACCGCGAAGTCCAACGCCTCGTTGAAGGCGAAGATCATGCGGTTGGGGATCTCCAGCGGGTCGTTGTCGTCCGGCTCCGGGCCGAAATCGCCCGATTCGCTTTCCGACCAGGCGTCGCCGCCGTCGCTTTGGCCGCCATCGCTCTGGCCGCCATCGCTCTGGGCGATCTGTGTCGACTGCGGATCGGCAGCCAGCGCTTCGCTGCGCGGCGCCCCCGTCTCAGGCGTGCCGGCGCAGGCGCCCAGGACGACGGAAACGGCGACAACGGCAAAGATGGACCGCAGAGCCTGCGGAAATGAGGAACTCAAACTACCCCCGAACAAAACCTTACCCCCGAAAAAGGCAGAACCGAAATGCCGCAGGTGAAACGACGCCGACGCGCGCCCGGGGGCGGTCCCCGATACGCGGTCAAACCGACCTGTGCAAAACCAGAAGATTCCCGGAACTCCACACCAATCAGAGCCTGAAAAACTGGCAAAATTCTCTTAAGGAACCCTTAGGCGCAAGCGACCGCGAACTGGCCGCTAACCATAGTTCCCCTATCACAGCGCGTTGTGCCTGACTAGTGATCTGGCTTCGCCGACTGTCGTCCCTTTGCATCACTGTTGCAAATTTGCATCAATTTGCGAGTCCGGTTGCCGCGGGGGCTGGCGGGGCTTCTCAGCCGGCGGGCGCCGAGGGCCTCGGCGCTTCGATCTCGGGGCGCACCAGCCGCCGGTAGAAAGGCAGCAGCATGGCGGGCAGCATGTACATCGGCAACTGCGCCACCGCGAAGTAGAGCACCACGTCGAAATCTGTGCCGGGTGGAAAGGCGGCCAGCAGCAACCCCATATTGCAGTTGCCGGAGATCAGCCCCACGGTCAGCGCCCGGCGGCGGCCCAGCCAGGCAAAAGCGAGGGTGCCGGCGATCTGCAGGGCCGGATTGGCGACGAAGGCGACGGCGAGCCACAGCGCCACCGTCATCGGCCGCGTCATCAGCGTGGCCGTGACGCCGTCCATGATCGCCACCGCGAAGACCAGCATGACCGCCACCACCAGTCCATCCAGGTGCGTGGCGACCCGGGGCAGGCGGTCGCGGCCGATCAGGCGGCGGATCACCAGGGCGGCGGCGAAGGCGGCGGCGACCACCAGCGACAGACGGGTCATGAACTCGACGACTCCGATGTCGAGTTCCAGGCCCAACAGCGCCAACGCCAGGGGCGGCACCGTCAGCGGCGTCAGCAGCGTGGCGGCGAGCGCGGCCACCAGCGCCAGGGCGCCGTCCAGCCCCAGGATCATGGCGATGGGTGCGGCGCTGAGGATCGGCGGGGCAGCCGCCATCAGCACCAGGGCGGTCGACAGGGCCGCCGGCAGGGGCAGGAAGGCGAGGACAGCGGCCGTGAGCAGCGGCGCGCCGAGCAGCAGCCAGGCGGTGATCACCACGGCCAGCCAGGGGCGGCGCAGATATCCCAGCATCACCTGCCAGTCGATGCGCACCAGGGTGGCGGTCAGCAGCACCGCCACCGCGGGCGCCAGGAGGGGACGCGCCAGCGCGGCCAGCGACGGCAGTGCGAGGCCGAGGAAAACCCCGATGAAAAGCACCCAGGTTGCGTGTCCGCCCAAGAAGGCGAGCAGTCGGCTCATGCTGTCCCCGTTTCGTTTCCCGGCGGCGGACGGGCTTGGCGACCCGCCCTCGTGAAGTGGCGACGCTAGCGGCTTTGACCCTCCGGGCCAATGCTCTATCGTGCTGCCCGCGGGCAATCCCGCTGCGAGACGAAAGCGGACGCGAGGGAGCCGTCACCATGATCGAAGCGCCATTCGACCAGCACCGTGCCGTCGTGCTGCCGGAATGGATCGACTACAACGGCCATATGAACGTGGCCTACTATCTGCTGGCTTTCGACCATGCGACCGATGCCTTTCTGGATTTCCTCGGCCTGGATGGCGCGCACCGCGAGGCCACCGGCGGCACCACCTTCGCCGGCGACATCCACCTCACCTACCAGCGCGAGGTGAAAGAGGGCGATCCTCTGCGCATCACCACCCAGTTGCTGGGCTACGACGAAAAGCGCATCCGCTTCTTCTGCCGCATGTACCATGCCGAAGAAGGCTTCCTGGCCTCGACCATGGAGAGCCTGAGCCTCTACGTCGACCTGAACCGCCGCCGGGTCTCGGTCATGCCGGCGCCGGTCCAGCAACGCCTGGCCGAGGTTTTCGCCGCCCACGGGAAGCTGGCCCCGCCGCCCGAGGCGGGACGGGTGATCGCCAAACCGCCGCTGGCCGGCATGCCGAGGCCGGCTTGAGGCGGCCTCCATGCTTGCGGCCGGTCAGTTTTCCATTGCCCTCGCGGGCGCGATGGTGATCCTTAGAGCCATGCTAGCTCAGCGTTTGTGGCTTCTTGCCTTGACCCTCCTGTTCCTGGCGCCGGCTTCCGAAGCTCTGGCCGACTGCACCGACCCGCCGTCGCCGGAGGTCAACTGGCGGCGCTGCGTCTTCGACAGACTGGAATTCCGCAAAGTCGACCTGACCGGCGCGGAGCTGCGCGACGCCAGCTTCTTTCGCGCCGACCTGAGTGAAAGCCGCTTCGACAACGTGAAGGCCTTCCGCGCCAAGTTCGTCAACGCGACGCTGGCCGGTGCCGGCTTTCCCGGAGCCGATCTGCGCGAAGCCGACTTGACCAAGGCCGACCTTTCCGGCGCGAACCTGGTGGCCACCGATCTGCGCCGGGCCCGCCTCTTCGAGGCCAACCTGCGCGGGGCCGATCTCACGGATGCCAAGCTGGGGGGCGCCGACCTGACCAACGCCGACCTGTCCGGCTCCACCTGGATCGATGGCGAGCGGACCTGCGGCGAGGGCTCCATCGGCCGCTGCAACTAGGCCGGCGCGGCATGCCGGGGCGAGGAGTTTTCCCACGCCATGCGGTCTATAGTGACTTCCCCGGACGTCAGCAGTGGTTTGTTGGTTCCCGATGTTCGCCGCCCGGACTTGAAACCAGGACTGAGGGTGTCATGAGCGCCGCCGTTCCAACCGCTGGCCGCCGCTTCCGAGCAACCGCCGCGGCCCCAGCACGCGCCGGGGCCGGGAGGGCCTGATGCAGACGCGCAAGATCAAGCGCCGTGTCCGGGTTTCCCTGCTGCGTTTCGGACGCAACGATCAAGTCGTGCTGTCGATCCTGGCCGTGGTGATCGGCGCTGCGGCGGGCGGCGCCGCCATCGCGTTCCGCGACGCCATCTCCGGCATCCAATGGCTCGTCTACGGTTTCGGCGGAGAGAACGTCGCCTCCCTGGCGGCCGGGCTGCCGTGGTGGCAGTTGCTGCTGGCGCCGGCGGCAGGCGGTCTGGTGATCGGGCTGTTCATTCGCTACGGCCTGCCGGACGGGCGGCCGCAGGGCGTGGCCCAGGTCATCGAAGCCTCGGCGCTGAACGATGCGCGCATGTCGCTCACCACGGGCATCCGCGCGGCGCTGGCCAGTGCAGCCTCCATCGGCGTCGGCGCCTCGGTCGGCCGCGAGGGCCCGGTGGTCCACCTCGGCGCCTCGCTCGGCTCCTGGGCGGCCAAGCGTCTGCATCTCGGCCGCGTGCTGGCGCGCACCCTGTTGGGCTGCGGCGTCGCCGCCGGTGTGGCGGCTTCCTTCAACGCGCCCATTGCCGGCTCCTTCTTCGCGCTGGAGGTCGTGGTGGGGCACTATGCGCTCTCGGCCTTCGCGCCCATCGTCATCGCCTCGGTGACCGGCACCTTGATCAGCCGCGCGCGCTACGGCGACTTCCCGGCCTTCATCCTGCCGGAGAACTGGACGATCGTTTCGTTTTGGGAGTTCCCGGCCTTCGCGATCCTGGGGCTGGTCTCGGCGCTGGCGGCGATCCTCTTCATGTGGTCGATCATGTTCACCGAGGACGCCGCCGCCAAGCTGCCGGTTCCTCCCTGGCTGCGCCCGGCGCTGGCCGGCCTGCTGGTGGGGGCGATTGCCCTGGTCTTCCCGCAGGTGTTGGGCGTCGGCTACGAGGCGACCGACGCCGCGCTGTCCGACAGCTACGAACTGTGGCTGCTGCTGGCGCTGATCGTCGCCAAGACGGCGGCGACGGCGATCTGCCTGGGCAGCGGCTTCGCCGGCGGCGTGTTCTCGCCCTCGCTGTTCATCGGCGCCATGGTGGGCGGCGCCTACGGCATCATCGCGACCCAGGCCTTCCCGGAGCTGTCCTCGGGCCACGGCGCCTACACCATCATCGGTATGGGCGCGGTGGCCGGCGCGGTGCTGGGGGCGCCGATCTCGACCATTCTGATGATCTTCGAGATGACCAACGACTACGAACTGACCATCGCCGTCATGCTGGCCACGGTCATGGCCAGCGTGGTGACGCAGCAGGTCCACAAGCGCTCCTACTTCATCTGGCAGTTGGAGCGCCGCGGCGTGTCGATCCGCGGCGGTCATCAGACCGGGCTGATGCGCCGCGTAAAGGTTTCCTCGGTGATGGATCACCGCTACTCGGCCGTCGCGCCGGAAACTCCCATCGCGCAGGTTCGGCTCAAACTCCAGGCCGCGCCCTGGGGAGAGCTTTTCGTCGTCGACGAGGAAGGCGTGCTTTCCGGCGTCATCACCTATGCCGACCTCCACGAGGCCGCCTTCGACACCAGTCACGATTCGGAATTGATCGCCAGCAACGTGGCCCGCAACGTGCCGGCCATGCTGCAGATCGGCGATCATCTCGAAAGCGCGGTCAAGGTGTTCAACGTGATCGGCGAGCCGCATATCCCGGTGGTCGGCGACAAGAAAACCATGGTGATGCGCGGACTGGTGCACGAGCACGAGGTCATGCTGGCCTATCAGCGCGCGTTGAACCAGGCCCGCGCCGAAGAGCGGGGCGAGGCGTCCTCCCGGC encodes the following:
- a CDS encoding DUF2339 domain-containing protein; translated protein: MDEVFWVLLGGSLVLYLLIGPALGIAAFARRGAPAVELAALRKRLNDLGDEVAALRRRLDRGAAAPPPEEAPAPEPEPEPEPEPAPEAVAEPPAEPSAAPRPAAPAAPPAAAAPGLGIEQWLTSRGLIWLGGITLALAGLFLAKYTYERGWLALGPAARCGAGFLFGLALTAGGEWLRRRPLQQAIAAIGPNYLPPALTAAGLSSAFASIYAAHALYGLMPPLMTFLLLALVAFAAFALAILQGPLIAVLALLGGFATPLLVTTPEPSAWGLFSYLFVLTAAALALTRYMACWWLAWGALAGAVLWPLLWFAALWSPWDSPALAFYVVALAGLFLALRYRVEAAADGGPWPKTTPDRIAWAGALAGAVLGFILVRMDGYDPVSLIAVFLLAGLFLAAAWREPAFEGLTAAGALLALAVVACWHLPAIADWPAFTHDYRGEGYAGELGPVVPPQLSAFVLVAFLFGALFAAAGFLALPAARRPVIWAGASAGLPVALMAVAYWRVTGLGIDLAWSAAAAGLALLGLAATAQLHRRPPRPAAERLAGDLANDLLLGIYALGSVAALGLAFTMALQQAWLTVALSLQLAAVAWIAGALKLRGLRPAAFALAGTVLVRLVLNYNVLDYPLGSLPGVNWISYGYGLPALAFWWAARRFRSLVSGWPSDRPGELLVLLLEGGALVLAWLLVTLEIRSLIAGDLASRSYDLAEQSLQTVAWLAMAYGWLRAYRVTGRKVLLWGWRLLAGLAALHSALFPLLLGNPLWTAVNVGDWPLLNLLALAYLLPGVFALLFAWELRRDGQTKAAMAAAVYALLLVFTWLSLEVRHAFQGPWLYRHATTNGELLAYSLVWLGYAWVLFGLGLKTGFASLRYASLAVLAVATGKVLLFDWGALEGLYRFLSFAALGFSLLGIPFLYQRFVFPPQRKPAAGEAPSAPAGSG
- a CDS encoding response regulator; this translates as MSQRVLVVEDEPNIVESLSFLMKQEGFDVKIAQDGTTALRMVESDVPDLVLLDVMLPRRDGYDVCKAIRANRKLDAVRIMMLSAKGRELDRRKGLELGADDYVTKPFSTRDLVDRVRALLGLPSE
- a CDS encoding sensor histidine kinase; the protein is MLSGWGIIAVALGYLCLLFAIAYYADKRADAGRSLIRSPWIYTLSIAVFCTSWTFYGSVGRAASGGIHFLPIYLGPTLVFLLWWFVIRKIIRISKAHRITSIADFISSRYGKSTILGALVTVIAVVGIIPYISLQLKAVSTSFNVLRQYPMVAMPLQENVPLLADTALWVALIMAAFAILFGTRHIDASEHHEGMVAAIAFESLVKLVAFLAVGIFVTFGVNDGFGDLFRRAAADESISRLFLADSGGSYLQWITLTLLSMAAIICLPRQFQVTVVENVNERHLARAVWLFPLYLLTINIFVLPIAMSGLLHFPAGLVDADTFVLTIPMKEQAEFLALLAFIGGLSAATGMVIVAAIALSTMICNDLIMPALLRIGWLALTERGDLSVLLLRIRRFAIVMILLLSFAYFRFIGQPEALVTIGLVSFAAAAQFAPAIIGGIFWKSGSRLGALTGLTLGFVTWAYTLLLPSFARPGWLPTSFIEQGPLGLALLKPYALFGLQGLDSLSHAMFWSMLANIGGYVVVSLLARQSAIERIQAVLFVDVFRHSGVQSGSHFWRGSATVPDLKNLVARFIGPRRAERAFEDYGRTHGINVTKLREADPGLVSFTERLLAGAIGAASARVMVASVAKGEVLGIEEVMEILEETSQVIEYSHGLEQKSRDLEALTSELRGANERLQELDHMKDEFLSTVSHELRTPLTSIRSFSEILFDNPDLGVGDRRKFLTVIVKESERLTRLINQILDLAKMEAGSIDWEMETLDPRSVVEEAIAVTSALFTEKAARLEVQIARGLPTVHADRDRLIQVLVNLLSNAAKFCDEKAGYVVVSAANHPEGLQISVADNGRGVPPENRLLIFEKFQQVSENLTDKPRGTGLGLTISRQIIEHFGGRIWVESSPGNGARFCIVLPRRSREAARRAV